From the Wolbachia endosymbiont of Encarsia formosa genome, the window GGCAAAAGAGGATAAAGAGGTAGATACAAAACAAAATTGTGACAAATGCAAGATAGTATATGAATTAACAGATGGGAAACACAAAAAAGAATGTAAGCAAGGTGATGATGGTTGCCTCTGCTTTGATGGAGTGTGTAGTCGCTCAACACAGTATGTGAACAAGGACAACAAGCCTTTTTACCTAAGAGTTTCACAGGATGAAAATGGAGTTGTAAAGAAGTTAGATAATCCAATTAAAGCAAATAGAACAGAAGTCTTTTACGCTGATAAATTATGCAGATTCGATTTAGAGGGTTTAAAAAAGAGATTGAGTGAAATAATAGTAGCACAATTGAAAGGTAGGAAGCAGGAGCTTGAAAAGATTAATAAAGAGTCTTATGAGCTTGGAGATGGCTATACAGATGATCTGTCAATGTATGATTACGTTGAAATAGAAGCATGGGGAGGTGGTGAAGCTGGTCATATAATTGGTAAAGCTCAGTCTACTGTAAGCAAGCAAGGAAGGCCAGGTGATTACATTAAAGCTAAACTAAAAATCAACCCCGATTATCCCTACATTAAAGTAAAAGTAACAGAAGGTGGTGGTGGGCAAGAAAATGATAAATCTAACAAGGATGGTGGACCTACTTTAATAAAAATGTGCAGAGACCTTTCAGAAACAATTTGTAAAGATTTAATTACTGTTGCAGGCGGAGGTACATACAGAACCTATGGAAAAATAGATTATAAAGAGACAATAATTCATGAAGAAAGTTTAAAATTAGAAGAAAAAGTTACAAGAGGAGATAAGCTAAACTCTGGGGAGGATAATAAAATAGCATACATAAGAAATGGTGAGATTGGGTATGAAAATGTAAAAAAATGTAGTAAAAACTATGTGAATAAAAAATACGGTGCTGGCGGTTGTATTAACAAAAGCACCAAAAGTTACAGTAAAGGTGCTCCTGGTTATGTGAAGATTAAACCTATATTTGATAAAATTGATAAAGAAAGAGTAAAAAAAATAGATGATGCTATTGAAAAAATGATACAAAATCCAGATGACATCACAGGTATTGATGATTCCTTAATAAATAAACTTGATAAAAAGATTATTGAGACAATTAAAAAAGAAATCGAAAACGAATTGTTAGGATCATAGTAAAAGGACCCTGATTGTTGCAAATGGGGTAAAGTTGAATTTACATCACTGAGACAGATGCATGTGAAACCAGTGTTTCTTTTCTTGTCATCACAGCTTCCATAATGTCATCTCAGTGCATGATGCACAGCTGTATAGAAATTGAAGATGTCATTCTAGTGCGTGACACTGGAATCCATGTAAATTTAACTGGACGCCAATGTCACAAACTAGCCTTCTCACCTATCTTATTTTGCTACTCTGCTGAACAGATACGTCAATTTCATCTACTGATGAGCTAGGTCTGCTGTCCTTTATATGTTGTACCAAAAGCTCCATAATTTTTTTTGCTCATAAAATTGCTGAAATGAATATATTCCATTCGAGCCAACTAACACGAAGAATCCTCCTTGTACATTTGGAGGATTATCATGCCAGCTAATTTTTCTTACGTATTCAGCAGCTTGTAAGGAAGTATCTCCTGAAAGGTTTTTAATATTAGGATCAGCACCTTTTTCTAGCAGTAATCTTGCCATTTTTTCATTACCTTTCATATCTGCTATATGTAGAGGTGTATTGCCAAGCTGATTGCCAATATTGACATCCACCCCTTCTACACTAAGTAATAATTGAGCTAGCTCGTCATGGCCATTATCAATAGCTACACACAAAGGATTCATACTGGTATCACAGCCATTGACTTTAGCACCATTATCAAGAAGCAACTTAACTACTGCTTCATGCCCATTCTGAGCAGCTAGATACAAGGGTGTGACATTATTTTTTTTATCTACTATGTTAACATCAGCATTTTTTGTGCTAATTAATAGTTCAACTATTTCAGTATGTCCGTTCTGAGAGGCTAAGTACAGAGCTGTTATACCAAATTCATTGTCTTTAGCATCAATCTCAATTTCTTGAGTATTAAGTAACACCTTTACAACTTCTACAAGTCCATTTTGAGCAGCAATATGTAAAGGTGTCTTACCATCAGTACAGTCTTTTATATTGGGATCAGCTCCCGCTTTAATTAACTCCTCTACTATATCTTTGCTTTTAGCTACAACAGCAAAGTGTAAAACTGTACTGCCTTTAGTAGTTCTTGCATGAATATTAGCTTCTTTACTGATTAGTAACTTTACTACGTCTAAATGTCCTGAACAAACGGCAAAATGCAAGGCTGTAAATCCTTTTTTATCCTTGATATTGATATCAGTTTTTACATTAAGTAATAACCTAACTTCATTTATGTTACCGTTATAAGCGGCTTGATTTAATTGAATATTTTCAACCGGGAGCGATTGAGTGCTGAACATATTTACCTCTATATAATAGTATGCCTAGTGGTACTACATCAAAACAGGGAACATTAAAGAAAAATTTTTGCATCTGGCAATCTATTTTCTCTATTCTAATATATACAAACTCTTTAAACCCACCTTGTAATCAGGATAAACTAGAGAGACACCAAGATCTTTTTTAATTTTAGTATTGCTTACTTTTTTTGACCCTAAATAAAAACCCCGTGCGTAATTTGGTACGGAAGAAATATCAACTGGCTCTGGAGGGCTAATATTGATAAGCTCGGCTGCATATGTGACCACTTCAGATTGCGTAGCAGGTAAATCATCTGCACAATTGTATATCTCATAAGGCTTTATATTTTGCATGGAAGAAAATAAAATATTCGATATATCTTCAACATGAACACGAGAAAAAATTTTTTTCACATTTCTTGCTTTGCCAATCTGCAGGTCAATTAGCGCATTTCTACCAGGACCATATATCCCAGCCAAACGAAAAATATGTACAGGCAATTTGCTACTTAGCCACTTCTTTTCAGACTCAAGGCGCTTTTCTCCTCTTATTTCTATAGGCTTTGTTTCAGATTCCTCATTCACCCAATTACCACAGTGGTCACCATAAACATTAGTTGCAGACAGATAACCAAGCCATTTAATATTCTCCAGACAATGACTGTATCTCTCCATAACATCATCTCCGTCTGGAGGAATAGAAACTAAAACATGCGTTACGCTTTTAAGCAGATCTTGATCAACCTTGTCATAATCAAAAAGTTGTATATCTTTATTTCTTGATGTACCGTTAACTTTCCAGCCTAAGTTTAGCAATTTTTTCGATAGAAATTTAGCTACATATCCGTAACCAAAGCAAAACAAGTTCATGGAAATTAATTTCCAAAATTCTTCTTGATAAACTCAACCCCTAACCTTATTCCTTCTTCATTAATAATATGGCCTAATGCATGAATTGGGTATCCTTGAGCGCTTACTCCATTTTCTTTCAGAGCTTTAACCGCTAAATCAAGGGAAGAAAAAGGTACCACATCATCAGCGTCACCATGAATAACACATATGCTGGGTTTTGATTTGATCTCCGGTGCAATTTTTGAAGGTGAAAGAAACCTACCAGAATACGCAACAACCGATGCACAAGACTGAGATCTAGTAAGAGCTACATTTATTGCAAGCATTGCCCCTTGAGAAAATCCAACTAAAGAAAGCTGATTATCTTTTAAATTAAGCTCCTTTAATTTTGTATCAATAAAATGATTTACAATTGATGCAGCATTTTTCACCCCATTATATAGTGCTTCCTCACTACGATCTTCTAAACTAAACCATTGATAACCATCACCTATTTCTCTCTCAAATGGAGCATTGGGCACTACTAAATATGAATCAGGTAAAAACTTGCTCATAACTTTAGCAAGGTGAGTGAAATTATCGCCACTTGAACCCCAACCATGAAAAAAAATAATCAGATTTTTCTTATTTCCATTTGGGCAAATTTCTTGGCTTTGTAGTTCAATCATCTCTTTTCCTTTTGCATTTATATCTTTATTTAACACTATATTTTCAAATTTGTAAAAACCCATGTGCAATCATGTACACTAGCTCATAACTGTATGAACATTGCAATTTGCAGGCAGTTCGCGTGGAAGATGAAAGTAGCTGACACTGAAATCCAGCTTTTGATCGAAAATGTTGCATAGTGCACAATCAACTTTCCTAGATCCCAGTGTCAAGCACTGGGATGACACCCTCCTGCTAGACAATGTTCGTACAGCTATGGAATGAATCGCGGTATGACGTAGGATTGCTGTCATTCCAGTGCTTGACACTGGAATCCAGGAAACTTAACTTTACACCAGGTAATAAGCACTGGGATGACACCTCTGGGCACTGCCGTCATAAAGGAACCAGTGTCAGATACTTTCATGACATCAATAATTGACCTCGACTTACCGTCCAACTAGAAAATTGTAATAGAATGACAGAAATCCAGATGTTATTTATTTACTTTCGATCTTTTCTATCAATTTTTTAACTAAGCCTCTTAGCTTTTTACTGGATTCATCAAGCTCTTGAATTTGTGAAGCATCTTTTCTCATGAGCTCTTTGTGATTACTTTTTATGTAATCATACATTTCCTTCATTTGAGCAATTATCTTGTTGATATCCATACCACCCATATCAGGTATCATGCTAGGCATATTTCCTTCTAACATACCACCAGCCATAAGCTGCTGGGACATTTGCATGAATGGCTTTAAGGTCTGTTGAAGCAAATTAGGGTCTCTTGCCAATTTTTCTATTTGCTCTTTGCAAGTATCCATGTACTGCTTCATAAATTCATCATCTTGCATTTTATCTGTCATAATTACACCTATTTGAAACTAATATTATATATTGTTTTTAATTAAAAACAATACAAGAACAAGTATATTAATACTTGATTAAATGACAAATTAACTATTTTAAAGGTTCACATACTCTCTTTAACCATTCCTTATCTTTTATGCCATTTTCTATATTTTTATAAACAAATTGGTGATAGCTATTTATCCATTTAACTTCATCTTCAGTAAGCATTTGTATATCTATTAGCTTTTTATCATAAGGAACAGAGGTCAATTGTTTAAAGCTTAAGAAGCCGTTTTCTCGCCTTTCAATATACATCAGATTCTCAATTCTTATTCCATACTTTCCTGGAATATAATAACCAGGCTCGTTAGAAAGTATCATGCCTGGAATGAGTTCCACTTTATTTCCTCTTGATATTGCTTGTGGTCCTTCGTGTACCGAAAGGTAACTTCCTACTCCATGTCCTGTACCGTGCATGTAATCCATTCCAAATTTCCATAAATGTATACGCGCTAATATGTCCAATTCTCCACCAGTAGTGCCAGAAGGAAAGACCGCACTTGCTATCGCAATGTGAGCTTTTAATACTATTGTGTAGTGAGCTCGTTGCTCATTGGTTGGACTACCAATTGCTATAGTTCTTGTAACATCGGTTGTGCCATCAAGGTACTGACCACCAGAGTCAATTAAATACAGCCCATCTTCTTGAATGACTTTATTTGTCTTATTGCTTGCACGGTAATGAATGATTGCTCCATTCTCGTTGAATGCTGAAATTGTTGGAAAACTCGGTTGCTTAAACAAATTCTGCTCTTTTCTGTATTCTAAAATTTTTGCTTCAGCTTCAAGCTCAGTAATTTCACTGTCAATAAGCCAATATAGAAAATTTATAACTGCTACTCCATCTTTGATGTGCGCACTTATAGCTCCAGTTATTTC encodes:
- a CDS encoding SDR family oxidoreductase, with protein sequence MNLFCFGYGYVAKFLSKKLLNLGWKVNGTSRNKDIQLFDYDKVDQDLLKSVTHVLVSIPPDGDDVMERYSHCLENIKWLGYLSATNVYGDHCGNWVNEESETKPIEIRGEKRLESEKKWLSSKLPVHIFRLAGIYGPGRNALIDLQIGKARNVKKIFSRVHVEDISNILFSSMQNIKPYEIYNCADDLPATQSEVVTYAAELINISPPEPVDISSVPNYARGFYLGSKKVSNTKIKKDLGVSLVYPDYKVGLKSLYILE
- a CDS encoding alpha/beta hydrolase, translating into MIELQSQEICPNGNKKNLIIFFHGWGSSGDNFTHLAKVMSKFLPDSYLVVPNAPFEREIGDGYQWFSLEDRSEEALYNGVKNAASIVNHFIDTKLKELNLKDNQLSLVGFSQGAMLAINVALTRSQSCASVVAYSGRFLSPSKIAPEIKSKPSICVIHGDADDVVPFSSLDLAVKALKENGVSAQGYPIHALGHIINEEGIRLGVEFIKKNFGN
- a CDS encoding ankyrin repeat domain-containing protein, with protein sequence MFSTQSLPVENIQLNQAAYNGNINEVRLLLNVKTDINIKDKKGFTALHFAVCSGHLDVVKLLISKEANIHARTTKGSTVLHFAVVAKSKDIVEELIKAGADPNIKDCTDGKTPLHIAAQNGLVEVVKVLLNTQEIEIDAKDNEFGITALYLASQNGHTEIVELLISTKNADVNIVDKKNNVTPLYLAAQNGHEAVVKLLLDNGAKVNGCDTSMNPLCVAIDNGHDELAQLLLSVEGVDVNIGNQLGNTPLHIADMKGNEKMARLLLEKGADPNIKNLSGDTSLQAAEYVRKISWHDNPPNVQGGFFVLVGSNGIYSFQQFYEQKKLWSFWYNI